Proteins from a single region of Apium graveolens cultivar Ventura chromosome 7, ASM990537v1, whole genome shotgun sequence:
- the LOC141674662 gene encoding putative mitochondrial protein AtMg00820, translating to MVYTTIEPEYTCLLSTVALNRDPLHYKDVVADPGWVQAMKTELQALESNNTWTITSLPPNKKTIGCKWIFKTKYHLDGFVDKKKARLVVFGCNQTHGEDYSETLTPMENMTTITTLLAVAAILD from the coding sequence ATGGTATATACCACAATTGAACCTGAATACACGTGCCTTCTCTCCACAGTTGCTCTTAACAGAGATCCCTTACACTACAAAGATGTTGTAGCTGATCCAGGTTGGGTTCAAGCCATGAAAACTGAGCTGCAGGCACTAGAAAGTAATAACACTTGGACCATAACTTCCTTACCTCCCAACAAGAAGACCATTGGATGCAAATGGATATTTAAAACCAAATATCACTTAGATGGATTTGTAGACAAAAAAAAGGCCAGACTGGTGGTGTTTGGCTGCAATCAAACACATGGagaggattattcagaaaccttaACCCCAATGGAAAATATGACAACAATTACAACCCTTCTGGCTGTAGCTGCAATCTTGGACTAG